The following proteins come from a genomic window of Miscanthus floridulus cultivar M001 chromosome 2, ASM1932011v1, whole genome shotgun sequence:
- the LOC136515913 gene encoding uncharacterized protein has protein sequence MAAASSAAAAAASPGRGAGDPPAAEAATAAARTAACPCPVCLEAFKDEAYLDTCFHSFCYKCICQWVRIVASKHAEPLSSVRCPLCKTENLSVIHAFDGESFERWYINQEPRKRRLSDAHELVSQFYNMKESTNNIAGVQQYWEQQRYLRKKNWLEIWLRREIQALTRDENVEAIVYHIHGVIGSFMKRLEMEHKSRTISPEKRREEFRSLVSDAARPFLLGRTERFVTEVELFLVSNLNMEAYNKLRVQRFRESSSHLTREQDALPHDRSLEEHYLYFVCNDTDCDEM, from the exons ATGGCGGCCGCCTCATCCGCTGCCGCAGCCGCCGCCTCCCCCGGTAGAGGTGCCGGCGACCCTCCCGCGGCagaggcggcgacggcggcggcgaggactgCTGCGTGCCCTTGCCCCGTATGCCTCGAAGCCTTCAAAGACGAGGCTTACCTCGACACTTGTTTCC ATTCTTTTTGCTACAAGTGTATATGTCAGTGGGTAAGGATAGTAGCGAGCAAGCACGCAGAACCTTTGTCTTCGGTTAGATGCCCACTTTGTAAG ACTGAGAACCTATCTGTGATACATGCTTTTGATGGTGAATCATTTGAGCGGTGGTACATAAATCAGGAACCTAGGAAGAG GCGTCTTTCAGATGCACATGAGTTGGTGTCACAATTCTATAACATGAAAG AGAGCACAAACAACATTGCCGGTGTGCAGCAATACTGGGAGCAACAAAGATATCTCCGGAAGAAAAATTGGCTTGAAATCTGGCTAAGACGGGAAATTCAGGCCCTTACTCGG GATGAGAACGTTGAGGCCATAGTCTACCACATTCACGGTGTCATTGGATCCTTCATGAAGAGGCTTGAAATGGAGCACAAGTCAAGGACGATTTCACCAGAGAAGAGGAGGGAAGAGTTCAGGAGTTTGGTCTCTGATGCTGCTAGGCCATTCCTCCTTGGCCGAACAGAGCGATTTGTCACCGAGGTGGAGCTCTTCCTGGTTTCAAATCTCAACATGGAAGCGTACAACAAACTGCGCGTTCAGAGGTTTAGGGAGTCCAGTTCCCATCTGACAAGAGAGCAAGATGCGCTGCCTCATGATCGGTCTCTTGAGGAGCACTACTTGTATTTCGTATGTAACGACACGGACTGTGATGAGATGTAG